The Paraphotobacterium marinum genome contains a region encoding:
- a CDS encoding ATP synthase subunit I — translation MLISTVIIVFAGKYAGISSLIGGVIFILANIVFCFKAFIFSGARQKQQVIKSFFWGETLKFIIIIFSIVFVNSVFSIQIFFMLGMLLFLLFINAFLPFIIKQI, via the coding sequence ATGTTAATTTCAACTGTTATTATTGTATTTGCGGGCAAGTATGCTGGAATCTCCTCTTTGATAGGAGGTGTAATATTTATTTTAGCTAACATAGTGTTTTGTTTTAAAGCCTTTATTTTTTCAGGAGCAAGACAAAAGCAACAAGTTATCAAAAGTTTTTTTTGGGGAGAAACACTTAAATTTATAATTATAATTTTCTCCATTGTATTTGTGAATAGTGTATTTTCAATACAAATATTTTTTATGTTGGGAATGCTTCTTTTTTTGCTATTCATTAATGCTTTTTTACCTTTTATTATTAAACAGATATAG
- the atpF gene encoding F0F1 ATP synthase subunit B translates to MNINLTLFGQMISFVIFVLICMKYIWPPVMKAIEDRQSKIADGLAAADKATQDLSDAKDKVADMLSEAKFKASEIIEQANKRKSQIIDEARVEANKEREMIVSLGHAEVMSEKSKTEDELRKKLSSLVISGTEKIIEKSIDEDLHKEILDKIKADI, encoded by the coding sequence ATAAACATAAATCTCACGTTATTTGGACAAATGATTTCTTTTGTAATATTTGTTCTTATATGCATGAAATATATATGGCCTCCGGTTATGAAAGCTATTGAAGACAGACAGTCTAAAATTGCGGATGGTCTAGCTGCAGCTGATAAAGCAACTCAAGACTTATCCGATGCAAAAGACAAAGTGGCAGATATGCTTTCTGAAGCCAAATTCAAAGCTTCTGAAATTATTGAGCAAGCTAATAAAAGAAAATCTCAAATAATTGATGAAGCAAGAGTTGAAGCTAACAAAGAAAGAGAAATGATAGTTAGCCTTGGCCATGCAGAAGTAATGTCAGAAAAGTCTAAAACTGAAGATGAATTAAGAAAGAAGCTTTCTTCTCTAGTTATTTCTGGTACAGAAAAAATTATTGAAAAGTCGATTGATGAAGATCTTCATAAAGAGATTTTAGATAAAATCAAAGCAGATATTTAA
- a CDS encoding ParB/RepB/Spo0J family partition protein, with translation MTKHKRGLGRGLDALLSISNVTQDKEIKEVDEITTNDIVELPINDLVPGEYQPRKLLDQDKIDELSLSIKKHGLLQPILVQKKAQYYEIIAGERRWRACKLAGQTKIKCIQKQYDNRETIAVSLIENLQREDLNVIEEAQALYRMQTEFNLTHEEIADIIGKSRATVTNLMRLNKLTEEVKALVINQKLEMGHARAILSLDESKQLVIAKQVIDNKLNVRQTEDLIKNKNINQARKKRTEIRSTFNTFEETLSKRFNSDVTIKQNSKGKGTISINFDNNAKLDELIKLLQ, from the coding sequence ATGACAAAACACAAAAGAGGACTGGGCAGAGGTTTAGATGCTTTACTATCAATATCTAATGTGACACAAGACAAAGAAATTAAAGAAGTAGATGAAATTACAACTAATGATATTGTAGAATTACCTATCAATGATTTAGTTCCTGGTGAGTATCAGCCAAGAAAACTTTTAGATCAAGATAAAATTGATGAATTAAGTTTATCTATTAAAAAACATGGTCTTTTACAACCTATATTAGTTCAGAAAAAAGCACAGTATTATGAAATAATTGCTGGAGAAAGGCGATGGAGAGCTTGTAAGCTAGCAGGCCAAACAAAGATAAAATGTATTCAAAAACAATACGATAATAGAGAAACAATAGCTGTATCTTTAATTGAAAACTTACAAAGAGAAGATTTAAATGTGATTGAAGAAGCCCAGGCTCTTTATAGAATGCAAACAGAATTCAATTTAACGCATGAAGAAATTGCAGATATAATCGGTAAATCTAGGGCTACTGTAACTAACTTAATGAGATTGAATAAATTGACAGAAGAAGTCAAAGCTTTAGTTATAAACCAAAAATTAGAAATGGGACATGCACGAGCTATATTAAGCTTAGATGAAAGCAAACAGCTAGTCATTGCAAAGCAGGTAATTGATAATAAATTAAATGTCAGACAAACGGAAGATTTAATCAAAAATAAAAACATAAATCAGGCAAGAAAGAAAAGAACAGAAATCAGAAGTACTTTTAATACATTTGAAGAAACATTGTCTAAAAGGTTTAATAGTGATGTAACAATTAAGCAAAACTCTAAAGGCAAGGGTACAATTAGTATAAATTTTGATAATAATGCTAAATTAGATGAATTAATTAAGTTATTGCAATAA
- the rsmG gene encoding 16S rRNA (guanine(527)-N(7))-methyltransferase RsmG, whose protein sequence is MHSKELIEQLERLVNKTDLEVNSKQINLLAEYVLLLKKWNKAYNLTSIKNENDMLIKHIMDSLVVSPFLEGENFIDVGTGPGLPGIPLSIINPNRTFFLLDSLGKRTRFLNHVKGTLSLKNINIVQSRVEKFIPDIKFDGVLSRAFTSIPNMLELCNHLVDTQGFFYALKGNIDKEEVSQIDSSYIVTDIFSLKVPELNASRSLVKLKKQKLLKGV, encoded by the coding sequence GTGCATAGCAAAGAATTAATTGAACAACTTGAGAGGCTAGTAAATAAAACAGATCTTGAAGTCAACTCAAAACAAATTAACCTTTTAGCAGAATACGTTTTATTACTTAAAAAATGGAATAAAGCGTATAACTTAACATCCATAAAAAATGAAAATGATATGCTCATAAAACATATTATGGATAGTTTAGTAGTTTCCCCTTTTTTAGAGGGTGAAAATTTTATCGATGTGGGTACTGGACCTGGCCTTCCTGGTATTCCTCTTTCGATTATAAATCCAAATCGAACTTTTTTTCTTTTAGATAGTTTAGGAAAGAGAACACGCTTTTTAAATCATGTAAAAGGAACATTAAGTTTAAAAAATATTAATATTGTGCAAAGTCGAGTTGAGAAATTTATACCAGATATTAAATTTGATGGTGTTTTGAGTCGAGCTTTTACCTCTATACCCAATATGCTTGAACTTTGTAATCATTTAGTAGATACCCAAGGCTTTTTTTATGCGTTAAAAGGGAATATTGATAAAGAAGAAGTTTCTCAAATTGATTCGTCGTATATTGTTACAGATATTTTTTCTTTAAAAGTTCCTGAGCTTAATGCTTCTCGTAGTTTAGTCAAATTAAAAAAACAAAAGCTTTTAAAAGGGGTTTAA
- the atpE gene encoding F0F1 ATP synthase subunit C encodes METVLGLSAIACGLLIGLAALGTAIGFGILGGKFLESAARQPEMAPMLQVKMFIVAGLLDAVAMISVVVGFLIMFANPFIQ; translated from the coding sequence ATGGAAACTGTTTTAGGTTTATCTGCAATAGCATGTGGTTTACTAATTGGTTTGGCTGCTCTTGGAACAGCAATAGGATTTGGTATATTAGGTGGTAAATTTTTAGAAAGTGCCGCGCGACAACCAGAAATGGCGCCAATGCTTCAAGTTAAAATGTTTATTGTAGCAGGTCTTTTAGATGCAGTAGCGATGATATCTGTTGTTGTTGGGTTCTTGATTATGTTTGCAAACCCTTTTATACAATAA
- a CDS encoding ParA family protein produces the protein MAKIIAFANQKGGVGKTTSTINLAASLAATERNVLVIDLDPQGNATMASGVDKYALKNSIYDLLVEDNSIEDVLIQNTAGKYDLVGANGDLTAAEIKLMDSFAREMKLKNALEPVKDIYDFILIDCPPSLNLLTINAMAASNSVIIPMQCEYFALEGLTALLDTINKLTSVLNSNLVIEGLLRTMFDPRNKLANEVSQQLKSHFGSKVFRTIIPRNVRLAESPSHGLPAIFYDKYSNGAKAYLALAGELLRKYDSLDQTVING, from the coding sequence GTGGCAAAAATTATAGCATTTGCAAACCAAAAAGGTGGTGTAGGTAAAACCACATCAACAATAAACCTCGCAGCTTCATTAGCTGCTACAGAGAGGAATGTTTTAGTAATCGATTTAGATCCACAAGGCAATGCTACTATGGCAAGTGGTGTGGATAAATATGCGCTTAAAAACTCAATTTATGATTTATTAGTCGAAGATAATAGTATTGAAGATGTGCTTATACAAAATACTGCGGGAAAGTATGATTTAGTTGGTGCTAATGGCGACTTAACTGCAGCAGAAATAAAATTAATGGATTCATTTGCAAGAGAAATGAAGTTAAAGAATGCTTTAGAGCCAGTAAAAGATATTTATGATTTTATTTTAATTGACTGCCCTCCTTCTTTAAACTTATTAACAATAAATGCCATGGCAGCATCCAATTCTGTTATTATCCCTATGCAATGTGAATACTTTGCTCTTGAGGGATTAACAGCACTTTTAGATACAATAAATAAATTAACGAGTGTCTTAAATTCAAACCTTGTTATAGAGGGATTACTTCGTACTATGTTTGATCCCAGAAATAAGTTAGCAAATGAAGTATCACAGCAATTGAAAAGCCATTTCGGTAGTAAGGTCTTCAGGACAATTATTCCCAGAAATGTTAGGTTAGCAGAGTCACCCAGCCATGGTTTGCCCGCAATCTTTTATGATAAATATTCTAATGGTGCTAAAGCTTATTTGGCTCTTGCAGGAGAGTTATTAAGAAAATATGATAGTTTAGATCAAACAGTAATAAATGGATAA
- the mnmG gene encoding tRNA uridine-5-carboxymethylaminomethyl(34) synthesis enzyme MnmG: MFYNEEYDVIVIGGGHAGTEAALASARTKQKTLLLTQNIDNLGQMSCNPAIGGIGKGHLVKEIDAMGGLMAEAIDHSGIQFRTLNSSKGPAVRATRAQADRILYKNYIRNYLENQQYLDIFQQEVIDLIINNEKIEGVILNMGVKIKAKSVVLTVGTFLSGRIHIGLNNHSGGRAGDSASNQLAHNLKQYPFRFGRLKTGTPPRIDSRTVNFDLLDKQYGDEILPVFSFIGDRNNHPKQIPCYITNTNQRTHEIIRNNLERSPIYSGEIDGIGPRYCPSIEDKVMRFADKNSHQIFIEPEGLTTNELYPNGISTSLPFDVQIEIVRSMSGFENARITRPGYAIEYDYFDPRDLKHTLETKFIKGLFFAGQINGTTGYEEAAAQGLIAGLNASRYVSEKSQCILKRHEAYIGVLIDDLSTLGTKEPYRMFTSRAEYRLNLREDNADLRLTEMSKKMGLISDLRWKRFNQKKENIEKEKQRLKDIWFNPNSTDINELNHLLKNNLTKEVNGIDILKRPEVKYESLIEINRFYKEDLDLEACKQVEIQIKYQGYIDRQIDEIDKQLRYENTILPSDFDYSSVKGLSNEVVSKFNDFKPETIGKASRISGITPAAISLLLVYLKKQGLLKKGA; the protein is encoded by the coding sequence ATGTTTTATAATGAAGAATACGATGTTATTGTTATAGGTGGCGGTCATGCTGGAACTGAAGCAGCTCTTGCGTCAGCTAGAACAAAACAAAAAACATTATTACTTACTCAAAATATTGATAATTTAGGACAAATGTCTTGTAACCCAGCTATTGGTGGAATAGGAAAGGGACATTTAGTCAAAGAAATTGACGCTATGGGTGGTTTAATGGCAGAAGCTATTGATCATTCTGGCATACAGTTTAGAACATTAAATTCTTCTAAAGGACCAGCAGTAAGAGCAACAAGAGCTCAAGCAGATCGTATTTTATATAAAAACTATATAAGAAATTATCTCGAAAACCAACAATATTTAGATATTTTTCAACAAGAAGTTATTGATCTAATCATTAATAATGAAAAAATTGAAGGCGTTATTTTAAATATGGGGGTAAAAATAAAAGCAAAATCTGTCGTTTTAACGGTAGGAACATTTTTATCCGGTCGTATCCATATAGGATTGAATAATCACTCTGGCGGAAGAGCTGGAGATTCAGCTTCAAACCAATTAGCTCATAATTTAAAACAGTATCCATTTCGTTTTGGTAGATTAAAAACTGGGACTCCACCTAGAATTGATTCAAGAACTGTCAACTTTGACCTTTTAGATAAACAATATGGAGATGAAATTTTACCTGTTTTTTCTTTTATTGGAGATAGAAACAATCATCCTAAACAAATTCCTTGTTATATTACTAATACTAATCAAAGAACACACGAAATTATACGAAATAACTTGGAAAGAAGCCCGATTTATTCAGGCGAGATTGATGGTATTGGTCCGAGATATTGCCCATCAATCGAAGATAAAGTTATGAGATTCGCTGATAAAAATAGTCATCAAATTTTCATTGAGCCTGAAGGGTTAACAACAAATGAATTATATCCTAATGGAATTTCTACAAGTCTACCCTTTGATGTTCAAATAGAAATAGTTAGATCTATGAGTGGATTTGAAAATGCAAGAATTACAAGGCCAGGGTATGCTATTGAATATGATTATTTTGATCCAAGAGATTTAAAACACACACTTGAAACAAAATTTATTAAAGGTTTATTTTTTGCTGGACAAATTAATGGTACTACTGGCTATGAAGAAGCAGCAGCACAAGGATTAATTGCAGGCTTAAATGCTTCAAGATATGTAAGTGAAAAAAGTCAGTGTATATTGAAAAGACATGAAGCTTACATAGGAGTTTTAATAGATGATTTATCGACTTTAGGAACTAAAGAGCCTTATCGAATGTTCACCTCTAGAGCAGAATATAGATTAAATCTGAGAGAAGATAATGCTGATTTAAGATTAACTGAAATGTCAAAAAAAATGGGATTAATTTCTGATTTAAGATGGAAAAGATTTAACCAGAAAAAAGAAAATATCGAAAAAGAAAAACAAAGATTAAAAGATATTTGGTTTAACCCCAATTCAACTGACATCAATGAATTAAATCATTTGTTAAAAAATAATTTGACAAAAGAAGTAAATGGCATCGATATTTTAAAAAGGCCTGAAGTGAAATATGAGTCATTAATTGAGATTAACAGATTTTATAAAGAAGATTTAGATTTAGAAGCTTGTAAGCAAGTAGAGATTCAAATAAAATATCAAGGTTATATTGATAGACAGATTGATGAAATAGATAAACAATTAAGATACGAGAATACAATACTCCCATCGGACTTTGATTATTCAAGTGTAAAGGGTTTGTCTAATGAGGTGGTTTCTAAGTTTAATGATTTTAAGCCTGAAACTATAGGAAAAGCGTCAAGAATTTCAGGTATTACTCCAGCTGCAATTTCGCTTTTATTGGTTTATTTAAAAAAACAGGGATTATTGAAAAAAGGTGCATAG
- the atpB gene encoding F0F1 ATP synthase subunit A, protein MAEVINGQPLTPTEYINHHLTSNKFPHESLNSFLQVNVDILFFSTVLGLLFIVLFYVASRKASSGVPGKFQCAVEILFDFINTNVKDIFHGKSRLIAPLAMTIFVWIFLMNLMDLIPVDLLPHLANVLFGISYLRVVPTADINVPLALALGVFILIIFYSIKIKGLGGYLKELAFHPFNHKALIPVNLIFGLIELIAKPISLSMRLFGNMFAGEVVFILIAGLIPYYLQFMGSLPWALFHILVITIQAFVFMMLTVVYLAQAHEKH, encoded by the coding sequence ATGGCCGAAGTGATTAATGGACAACCCTTAACACCTACAGAGTACATAAATCATCATTTAACTAGTAATAAATTTCCACATGAATCACTAAATTCTTTCTTGCAAGTAAATGTTGATATCTTATTCTTTTCAACTGTTTTGGGGCTATTATTTATAGTTTTATTCTATGTAGCTTCTAGAAAAGCATCGTCAGGTGTTCCTGGTAAATTTCAATGTGCAGTTGAGATACTTTTTGATTTTATAAATACGAATGTGAAAGATATCTTTCATGGAAAAAGTCGCTTGATAGCGCCTCTAGCTATGACGATATTTGTTTGGATTTTTTTAATGAATTTGATGGATTTGATACCTGTTGATTTATTACCACATCTGGCAAATGTATTGTTTGGAATATCTTATTTAAGAGTTGTACCGACAGCTGATATAAATGTCCCTCTTGCACTAGCATTAGGAGTTTTTATTTTAATAATTTTCTATAGTATAAAAATAAAAGGTCTTGGAGGATATTTGAAAGAATTAGCTTTTCATCCTTTTAATCACAAGGCTTTAATACCAGTAAATCTTATATTTGGTTTAATTGAACTAATTGCAAAACCAATTTCTTTATCTATGCGTTTGTTTGGAAATATGTTTGCTGGAGAAGTCGTTTTTATCTTAATTGCGGGTTTAATACCATATTATCTGCAATTTATGGGCTCTTTACCTTGGGCTTTATTTCATATTTTAGTTATTACGATTCAAGCTTTTGTTTTCATGATGTTAACGGTTGTCTATTTAGCCCAAGCTCATGAAAAACATTAA